In Burkholderia gladioli, a genomic segment contains:
- a CDS encoding portal protein — protein sequence MDGDDHSLDDERGTSNAAVLARVKRRWKRCRDWEGESHDLGLRDMQFLVGDSDNGFQWDDLIRTARQSDKKPCLTINKTHVHWLSVVNDGKAQKPSVKVHPVSNGATYESAQAFESVIRHIEYLSNAQTAYDRALEFQVGGGIGFWRIQTDYIDDNAFDQQIFIRQVDDPFSVYMDPDIKEQDGSDSMFAFLFSDIPDEEYLEKYGREGLGVTTTIETDPSVTGRMGYTRILEYFEVVESKDWMYAFRAGAEVRTVRWSQMDKQLRELVRKAEESGVELHKRRIKDRQVWWYLIAGEQVIERRRWAGKYIPLVRCIGEEFVLDGKLERKGLVRYLIDPQKMYNFNASSQSEFVQAQGKTPWIASPQAIAGYENYYKTANHINHAWLPYNAYDDAGQPLQPPVRAQPPTISPAYEAGMEAAAEQMKMASGQYDALMGAPSNETTGVAIDRRARQGERATYHFIDGQAKAIRFTGKILIDLIPKVMSTERVIRTQGEDQKETTLEIAPTSPLGISKRGDVSIFNPSVGTFDVVADVGPNFQTRRAEAFNAFKEIMSQNAELVSVAGDLFLRAADFPMADELAERLENWIRVSNPAVLGEAPSPQVQQLQQQVQQLSQQLQAAQQALTDKGETHRLQQQRNDIDYLNHLALRTDEDHQKAVNAYKAVTERLKALGIISPEVSAETVADALRDPLPGVEHAAGDPMNEASQLPSWLPAAAQPSQPGFPAGGQG from the coding sequence ATGGACGGCGATGATCACTCGTTGGATGACGAGCGCGGCACCAGCAATGCTGCCGTGCTCGCGCGCGTCAAGCGGCGCTGGAAGCGCTGCCGCGATTGGGAGGGCGAATCGCACGACCTTGGGCTGCGCGACATGCAGTTTCTCGTCGGCGATTCGGACAACGGTTTCCAGTGGGACGATCTGATCCGGACGGCCCGTCAGTCGGACAAGAAACCGTGCCTCACGATCAATAAGACCCACGTGCACTGGCTGTCCGTCGTCAATGACGGGAAGGCGCAGAAACCCTCGGTGAAGGTGCATCCGGTATCGAACGGGGCAACCTACGAGTCGGCGCAGGCGTTTGAATCCGTGATTCGTCATATCGAATACCTGAGCAATGCCCAGACGGCCTACGATCGCGCGCTGGAGTTCCAGGTGGGCGGCGGCATTGGATTCTGGCGGATCCAGACCGACTATATCGACGACAACGCTTTCGACCAGCAGATATTCATCCGCCAGGTGGATGACCCGTTCTCGGTCTACATGGATCCCGACATCAAGGAGCAGGACGGCTCCGACTCGATGTTCGCGTTCCTGTTCAGCGACATCCCCGATGAGGAGTATCTGGAGAAATACGGCCGGGAAGGGCTCGGCGTGACTACGACGATCGAGACCGATCCGAGCGTCACGGGCCGCATGGGCTACACGCGGATCCTCGAATATTTCGAAGTCGTCGAGAGCAAGGATTGGATGTACGCGTTCCGCGCCGGCGCCGAGGTGCGCACGGTACGGTGGTCGCAGATGGACAAGCAGCTGCGTGAGCTGGTGCGCAAGGCCGAGGAAAGCGGCGTCGAGCTGCACAAGCGCCGCATCAAGGACCGTCAGGTGTGGTGGTATCTGATCGCCGGCGAGCAGGTGATCGAGCGCCGCCGGTGGGCCGGCAAGTACATCCCGTTGGTGCGCTGCATTGGCGAGGAGTTCGTGTTGGACGGGAAGCTCGAGCGCAAGGGGCTGGTGCGCTACCTGATCGACCCGCAGAAGATGTACAACTTCAACGCGAGCTCGCAGTCGGAGTTCGTCCAGGCTCAGGGAAAGACGCCCTGGATCGCGTCCCCGCAGGCGATCGCCGGCTACGAGAACTACTACAAGACCGCGAACCATATCAATCACGCCTGGCTGCCATACAACGCCTATGACGACGCCGGGCAGCCGCTGCAGCCGCCGGTGCGTGCCCAGCCTCCGACGATCTCGCCGGCCTACGAGGCGGGCATGGAGGCGGCCGCGGAGCAGATGAAGATGGCGAGTGGGCAATACGATGCCTTGATGGGCGCGCCGTCGAACGAAACCACCGGCGTAGCGATCGATCGGCGCGCGCGCCAGGGCGAGCGGGCCACCTACCATTTCATCGACGGCCAGGCGAAGGCTATCCGCTTCACGGGCAAGATCCTCATCGACCTGATTCCGAAAGTCATGTCGACGGAACGCGTCATCCGCACGCAGGGCGAGGACCAGAAGGAGACGACGCTGGAGATCGCGCCGACATCGCCGCTGGGCATTTCGAAGCGCGGGGACGTGAGCATTTTCAACCCAAGTGTCGGCACGTTCGACGTGGTGGCGGATGTCGGGCCGAATTTCCAGACGCGGCGCGCCGAGGCGTTCAACGCGTTCAAGGAAATCATGTCCCAGAATGCCGAGCTGGTGTCCGTGGCCGGCGACCTGTTCCTGCGCGCGGCGGATTTCCCGATGGCCGACGAGCTCGCGGAGCGCCTGGAGAACTGGATCCGCGTGTCGAATCCGGCTGTGCTCGGCGAGGCACCGTCGCCGCAGGTTCAGCAGCTGCAGCAGCAGGTTCAGCAGCTGAGCCAGCAATTGCAGGCCGCCCAGCAGGCGCTCACCGACAAGGGGGAAACGCATCGCCTCCAGCAGCAGCGCAACGATATCGATTACCTGAACCACCTGGCGCTGCGCACCGACGAGGACCACCAGAAGGCCGTGAACGCCTACAAGGCCGTCACGGAGCGGCTGAAGGCGCTGGGGATTATCAGCCCCGAGGTGTCGGCCGAGACCGTCGCGGACGCTTTGCGGGATCCGCTGCCGGGCGTCGAACATGCCGCAGGCGACCCGATGAACGAGGCGAGCCAACTGCCGAGCTGGCTGCCGGCCGCCGCTCAGCCAAGCCAGCCGGGATTTCCAGCCGGCGGACAGGGGTGA
- a CDS encoding phage terminase large subunit, whose product MTIKLEFHLTARQQEALGVAGGAATHVMFFGGSRSGKTFLHCRNIMMRAVMAPGSRHLIARFRFNAAKTAIALDTFPKMAKLCFPDVELHLDRSDWYFTLPNGSEIWIAGLDDGKRLEKILGKEYATVYLNECSEISYSAQQLVLTRLAQKVYVQLEGRAPFLLPMRYYYDCNPPSKAHWTYKLFVQKVNPDDNKPLAKPDDYVRIQMNPESNSENLAAGYIENLRNMAARMRKRFYDGDFAEANPNALFVDTDVEKWRVLDGDELPDMQRIIIAVDPSGADEQNNEGNDPIGIVAVGLGTDGNAYVLEDATVLAGPRVWGNVAVTVWERLEGDAIVGEVNFGGAMVGFVIRTAAQHLDRRPLYKQVRASRGKVVRAEPFSALYELGRVRHVGHFPELEEEIYAFSTNGYTGERSPNRADALFWALAELFPSLVAPKKKEEQQPAQPPALAGHSDGWMAG is encoded by the coding sequence GTGACGATCAAGCTTGAATTCCACCTGACCGCGCGCCAGCAAGAGGCGCTTGGCGTCGCGGGCGGGGCGGCCACGCATGTGATGTTCTTCGGGGGCTCGCGCTCCGGGAAAACGTTCCTGCACTGCCGCAATATCATGATGCGCGCCGTGATGGCGCCCGGCAGCCGGCACCTGATCGCCCGCTTCCGCTTCAATGCGGCCAAGACTGCGATCGCGCTCGACACGTTCCCGAAGATGGCGAAGCTATGCTTTCCGGACGTGGAGCTGCACCTCGACAGGTCCGATTGGTATTTCACGCTGCCGAACGGTTCGGAAATCTGGATCGCCGGCTTGGATGACGGCAAGCGCCTGGAGAAGATTCTCGGGAAGGAGTACGCAACCGTCTACCTGAACGAGTGCAGCGAAATCTCTTACTCGGCGCAGCAGCTGGTGCTCACGCGCCTGGCGCAGAAGGTCTATGTGCAGTTGGAGGGCCGCGCGCCGTTCCTGCTGCCGATGCGCTACTACTACGACTGCAACCCGCCCAGCAAGGCGCATTGGACCTACAAGCTGTTTGTGCAGAAGGTGAATCCGGACGACAACAAGCCGCTGGCGAAGCCGGACGACTACGTGCGGATCCAGATGAACCCGGAGAGCAATTCGGAGAATCTGGCCGCCGGCTATATCGAGAATCTGCGCAACATGGCGGCGCGCATGCGCAAGCGGTTCTACGACGGGGATTTCGCCGAGGCGAACCCGAATGCGCTGTTCGTGGATACGGACGTCGAGAAATGGCGCGTGCTGGACGGCGACGAGCTGCCGGACATGCAGCGCATCATTATCGCCGTGGACCCGTCCGGCGCCGACGAGCAGAACAACGAAGGGAACGATCCGATCGGCATCGTCGCGGTGGGGCTGGGCACGGATGGGAATGCCTACGTGCTCGAGGATGCGACCGTGCTGGCCGGCCCGCGCGTCTGGGGCAATGTCGCGGTCACGGTGTGGGAACGGCTGGAGGGCGATGCTATTGTCGGCGAGGTGAATTTCGGTGGCGCCATGGTGGGATTCGTCATCCGCACCGCGGCGCAGCATCTCGACCGCCGGCCGCTGTACAAGCAGGTGCGGGCTAGCCGCGGCAAGGTGGTGCGAGCCGAGCCGTTCAGCGCGCTCTACGAGCTCGGCCGCGTGCGCCACGTCGGGCATTTCCCCGAGCTGGAGGAGGAGATCTACGCGTTCTCGACGAACGGCTACACCGGCGAGCGGTCCCCGAACCGGGCCGATGCGCTGTTCTGGGCGCTGGCCGAGCTGTTCCCGTCCTTGGTGGCGCCGAAGAAGAAGGAGGAGCAGCAGCCGGCCCAGCCGCCGGCGCTGGCCGGTCACTCGGATGGGTGGATGGCTGGATAG